One part of the Pannonibacter sp. XCT-53 genome encodes these proteins:
- a CDS encoding TspO/MBR family protein, with translation MAAAIFACLVLFAAASGAVFKPGTWYASLRKPGWTPPDWAFPVVWSVLYVLIGYAGWRLWTGTGWSLALFFWGLQLVANALWSWLFFGLRRMDLALADLVLLWLAIVGFIVTALPLDPVAALLFLPYLLWVSVAGLLNVSVLRLNRLA, from the coding sequence ATGGCTGCAGCGATCTTTGCGTGTCTGGTCCTGTTCGCCGCGGCGAGCGGGGCCGTGTTCAAGCCGGGGACCTGGTACGCCAGTCTCCGCAAGCCGGGCTGGACGCCCCCCGACTGGGCCTTTCCTGTCGTCTGGTCTGTCCTTTACGTCCTCATCGGCTATGCCGGCTGGCGTCTGTGGACCGGCACGGGCTGGTCGCTGGCGCTTTTCTTCTGGGGCCTGCAGCTGGTGGCGAACGCGCTGTGGTCCTGGCTGTTCTTCGGGCTGCGCCGCATGGACCTGGCCCTTGCGGACCTCGTCCTCCTGTGGCTCGCCATCGTCGGCTTCATCGTGACCGCGCTGCCGCTCGATCCGGTGGCGGCCCTGCTGTTCCTTCCCTATCTCCTGTGGGTGTCGGTCGCCGGACTGCTCAATGTCTCTGTGTTGCGGCTCAACCGGCTGGCCTGA